The following proteins are encoded in a genomic region of Rubrobacter xylanophilus DSM 9941:
- a CDS encoding shikimate kinase, producing MRERVAIVGYMGCGKSTVGRLLAGRLGAEFVDLDEAVARSAGRSIPLIFAERGEEGFRGLEHGQLAEALRPGSAPRVIACGGGAVLREDNRRLLRERAATVFLEEDLRRLYARTRAADRPLRGASFEEFCRRYELRLPLYREVADLTVGVDGRGAEEVAEEIARWLGA from the coding sequence TTGAGGGAGAGGGTGGCCATCGTGGGGTATATGGGCTGCGGCAAGAGCACCGTGGGGCGGCTGCTCGCCGGCCGGCTCGGCGCGGAGTTCGTGGACCTGGACGAGGCCGTCGCCCGCAGCGCCGGGCGCTCTATACCCCTGATCTTCGCCGAGCGCGGGGAGGAGGGCTTCCGCGGGCTCGAGCACGGCCAGCTCGCCGAGGCCCTCCGGCCCGGTTCGGCGCCCCGCGTCATAGCCTGCGGCGGCGGGGCGGTGCTGCGCGAGGACAACCGGCGGCTGCTCCGGGAGCGGGCGGCGACGGTCTTCCTGGAGGAGGACCTGCGGCGGCTCTACGCCCGGACCCGCGCCGCGGACCGCCCCCTGCGGGGGGCGAGCTTCGAGGAGTTTTGCCGCCGGTACGAGCTCCGGCTGCCCCTCTACCGGGAGGTCGCCGACCTCACGGTCGGCGTGGACGGCCGGGGCGCGGAGGAGGTCGCCGAGGAGATAGCCCGGTGGCTGGGCGCGTAG
- the aroC gene encoding chorismate synthase, whose amino-acid sequence MRFGFSTAGESHGPAEVVIVHGVPAGLRLLAEDVDRDLARRQLGYGRGGRQKIERDRVEFLGGVRHGRTLGSPVAMLVRNRDYANWERRMNPAPVEDPPEPITLPRPGHADLAGMQKYGFGDLRNVLERSSARETVARVAAGAVARRLLGEFGVRVFSAVYRIGEVAMDRALAAAGAGKADRSEVRCPDPEVSERMKAEIDAARHARDALGGEFVVVAEGCPPGLGSYADWRDRLDARLAAAVVSINAIKGVEIGDAFEAARRRSSEVQDEIVRRGGALGRASNRLGGLEGGMTNGEPVVVAAAMKPISTIARALRTVDLSTGEEARAFRERADSCAVPAAAVIGEAMVAVVLAEAFLEKFGADALEDIRASYEHYMRRIGLPARRADA is encoded by the coding sequence TTGAGGTTCGGCTTCTCCACCGCCGGCGAGTCGCACGGCCCGGCGGAGGTGGTCATCGTGCACGGCGTCCCCGCCGGGCTGCGGCTGCTGGCGGAGGACGTGGACCGGGACCTCGCCCGCCGGCAGCTCGGCTACGGGCGGGGCGGGCGGCAGAAGATAGAGCGCGACCGGGTGGAGTTCCTGGGCGGGGTGCGCCACGGCCGCACCCTGGGCTCGCCGGTCGCCATGCTCGTGCGCAACCGGGACTACGCCAACTGGGAGCGCCGGATGAACCCCGCGCCGGTGGAGGACCCGCCGGAGCCGATCACGCTGCCCCGCCCCGGGCACGCCGACCTGGCGGGGATGCAGAAGTACGGCTTCGGGGACCTGCGCAACGTGCTGGAGCGCTCCAGCGCCCGGGAGACCGTCGCCCGGGTGGCCGCCGGGGCGGTCGCCCGCCGGCTGCTCGGGGAGTTCGGCGTCCGGGTCTTCAGCGCCGTCTACCGCATCGGGGAGGTGGCGATGGACCGCGCCCTCGCCGCCGCGGGGGCCGGGAAGGCCGACCGCTCCGAGGTGCGCTGCCCGGACCCCGAGGTCTCCGAGAGGATGAAGGCGGAGATAGACGCCGCCCGCCACGCCCGCGACGCCCTGGGGGGGGAGTTCGTGGTCGTCGCCGAGGGCTGCCCGCCGGGGCTCGGCTCCTACGCCGACTGGCGGGACCGGCTCGACGCCCGGCTGGCCGCGGCCGTCGTCTCCATAAACGCCATAAAGGGCGTCGAGATCGGGGACGCCTTCGAGGCCGCCCGCCGCCGCTCCAGCGAGGTGCAGGACGAGATCGTCCGCCGCGGCGGGGCGCTCGGGCGGGCCAGCAACCGCCTCGGCGGGCTCGAGGGCGGGATGACCAATGGCGAGCCCGTGGTGGTGGCGGCGGCGATGAAGCCCATCTCCACCATCGCCCGGGCGCTCCGGACGGTGGACCTCTCCACCGGCGAGGAGGCGCGGGCGTTCCGCGAGCGGGCCGACAGCTGCGCCGTGCCCGCCGCCGCGGTCATCGGGGAGGCGATGGTGGCGGTGGTGCTGGCCGAGGCGTTCCTGGAGAAGTTCGGGGCGGACGCCCTGGAGGACATCCGGGCCTCCTACGAGCACTACATGCGGCGCATCGGGCTTCCCGCGCGCCGCGCGGACGCCTGA
- the pilM gene encoding type IV pilus assembly protein PilM, with protein sequence MLGRVAALGRLLPQPIGMDIDRSAIKAVQLSGSPGGYVLEHVGYRRLPEGVISGGEVSDPELLAAELRSFRETHAFRGRSVLLGVANEQVVVRFVSFPRMEPGELAGALAFQAQDYIPVPLEEAVLDHAVLGPSPENPGEDRVLLVAARKEMVRRLTAAVRSGGFRPVGVDVKALCLLRSALPATFFEDEGDVVLLDVGGELSNLLVAGGGRPALVRFLPLGVRDFVRRVSEVADLPEDQAERLVFEPGVGLGGVPEAPSLPAPEQQETEELPDPALVYDVRRGLEEAVRLLAEEVQRSAEYHQAQPGSREVSLVILSGEAGLIPGLASHLSELLGLPVEPARPLAGVLRNRSNVSDEQLRAMEPVLAVALGLAMEEGP encoded by the coding sequence GTGCTGGGCCGGGTAGCCGCGCTCGGGCGTCTGCTGCCGCAGCCCATCGGGATGGACATCGACCGGAGCGCCATAAAGGCGGTCCAGCTCTCCGGCTCCCCCGGGGGCTACGTTCTGGAGCACGTCGGCTACCGCAGGCTCCCGGAGGGCGTGATCTCCGGGGGCGAGGTGTCGGACCCGGAGCTTCTGGCCGCCGAGTTGAGGAGCTTCCGGGAGACCCACGCCTTCCGGGGCAGATCCGTGCTCCTCGGGGTCGCGAACGAGCAGGTGGTGGTGCGCTTTGTCAGCTTTCCGCGCATGGAGCCCGGCGAGCTCGCCGGGGCCCTCGCCTTCCAGGCCCAGGACTACATCCCGGTGCCGCTCGAGGAGGCGGTCCTGGACCACGCTGTGCTCGGCCCCTCCCCCGAGAACCCCGGGGAGGACAGGGTGCTGCTCGTCGCCGCCCGCAAGGAGATGGTCCGCCGGCTCACCGCGGCGGTCCGTTCCGGGGGGTTCCGGCCGGTCGGGGTGGACGTGAAGGCGCTTTGCCTGCTGCGCTCGGCCCTCCCCGCGACCTTCTTCGAGGACGAGGGCGACGTGGTGCTGCTGGACGTCGGGGGCGAACTCTCCAACCTGCTCGTCGCCGGCGGCGGGCGTCCCGCGCTGGTCCGCTTTCTCCCGCTCGGGGTCCGGGACTTCGTGCGGCGGGTCTCCGAGGTCGCGGACCTCCCGGAGGACCAGGCGGAGAGGCTCGTCTTCGAGCCCGGCGTGGGCCTCGGCGGCGTCCCCGAGGCCCCCTCCCTCCCCGCCCCGGAGCAGCAGGAGACCGAGGAGCTTCCCGACCCGGCCCTCGTCTACGACGTGCGGCGGGGGCTGGAGGAGGCCGTCCGCCTGCTCGCCGAGGAGGTCCAGCGCTCCGCCGAGTACCACCAGGCGCAGCCCGGGTCCCGGGAGGTCTCGCTCGTGATTCTCTCCGGGGAGGCCGGGCTCATCCCCGGCCTCGCCTCCCACCTCTCCGAGCTGCTGGGGCTGCCGGTGGAGCCGGCGCGCCCCCTCGCCGGGGTCCTGAGGAACCGCTCCAACGTCTCCGACGAGCAGCTGCGGGCCATGGAGCCGGTGCTCGCCGTGGCGCTCGGGCTCGCCATGGAGGAGGGCCCGTGA
- a CDS encoding type 4a pilus biogenesis protein PilO produces MDGERRTLVFGALGILAAVALAYLLLLSPLLDRLQSSAQERDQKEARLAGLREEVRRLEDVRRNAPELERQLLELSRRIPERPEIPTFIVQVEEVARASGVTQLSIEPGTPGAPETGGPYSVVPVTMTFEGTYEEMQDFLLRLQNLVRLVAVNEVSYEPAEAAGAAAGIERLLRVEVRAEIYFQPEGPAGAGAGETTTGEVTSGGG; encoded by the coding sequence GTGGACGGCGAGCGCAGGACGCTCGTCTTCGGGGCGCTCGGCATCCTGGCCGCGGTGGCGCTGGCCTACCTGCTCCTCTTGAGCCCGCTGCTGGACAGGCTGCAGTCCAGCGCGCAGGAGCGGGACCAGAAGGAGGCCCGGCTCGCCGGCCTCCGGGAGGAGGTGCGGAGGCTCGAGGACGTCCGGCGCAACGCCCCGGAGCTCGAGCGCCAGCTGCTGGAGCTCTCGCGGCGGATCCCGGAGCGGCCCGAGATCCCCACCTTCATCGTCCAGGTGGAGGAGGTGGCGCGGGCCTCCGGGGTGACCCAGCTCTCCATAGAGCCCGGCACCCCCGGCGCCCCGGAGACCGGTGGCCCCTACTCGGTCGTCCCGGTTACAATGACCTTCGAGGGAACCTACGAGGAGATGCAGGACTTCCTGCTCCGGCTGCAGAACCTGGTGCGGCTGGTCGCGGTGAACGAGGTCTCCTACGAGCCCGCGGAGGCCGCCGGCGCGGCCGCGGGCATCGAGCGCCTTCTGAGGGTGGAGGTGCGGGCGGAGATATACTTCCAGCCGGAGGGCCCTGCCGGAGCAGGGGCCGGAGAGACGACGACGGGGGAGGTGACCTCCGGTGGCGGGTAG
- the aroB gene encoding 3-dehydroquinate synthase: MAGRVAVRAGEAYPVEVGCGLDVGALAAAALEVGDCALLTDSTVGPLYAGRVRRSLRAAGWRVLETVEVPAGEGSKSLAVYGEVLRRLARAGLMRDGALFALGGGVVGDLGGFVAASYMRGISLVMLPTTLLAMVDSSVGGKTGLDLPEGKNLVGAFLQPRLVAADLGFLESLPRRELSMGLAEVVKMGLLAGGRLFGALQRLAEALAGDAGALEELVLLSVSFKAGVVAEDERERGRRAILNYGHTVGHGLEAASGYGLAHGEAVAAGMVAEALLSRRVFGTDLVGLHERLLREAGLPVRVRGLEAAEVLGAMRRDKKRRGGEHRFVLLREVGRPVWGVEVGEEEALSAVEAVLEAA, encoded by the coding sequence GTGGCTGGGCGCGTAGCGGTGCGCGCCGGGGAGGCCTACCCGGTCGAGGTGGGCTGCGGGCTGGACGTGGGGGCGCTCGCGGCCGCGGCGCTGGAGGTGGGGGACTGCGCCCTGCTCACCGACTCCACCGTGGGGCCGCTCTACGCCGGGAGGGTTCGCCGCTCGCTGCGGGCGGCCGGCTGGCGGGTGCTCGAGACCGTGGAGGTCCCCGCCGGCGAGGGCTCCAAGAGCCTCGCCGTCTACGGCGAGGTGCTGCGGCGTCTCGCGCGGGCGGGCCTCATGCGCGACGGCGCCCTCTTCGCCCTGGGCGGCGGGGTGGTGGGGGACCTCGGGGGGTTCGTCGCGGCGAGCTACATGCGCGGCATCTCCCTCGTCATGCTGCCCACGACCCTGCTCGCCATGGTCGACAGCTCCGTCGGCGGCAAGACGGGGTTGGATCTTCCGGAGGGGAAGAACCTGGTCGGGGCCTTCCTGCAGCCCCGGCTGGTGGCGGCCGACCTCGGCTTTCTGGAGAGCCTGCCGCGGCGGGAGCTCTCCATGGGGCTCGCCGAGGTCGTCAAGATGGGCCTTCTGGCCGGCGGGAGGCTCTTCGGGGCCCTGCAGCGGCTCGCGGAGGCCCTGGCGGGGGACGCGGGGGCGCTCGAGGAGCTCGTCCTCCTCTCCGTCTCCTTCAAGGCCGGGGTGGTCGCCGAGGACGAGCGCGAGCGGGGGCGGCGCGCCATCCTCAACTACGGCCACACCGTGGGCCACGGGCTCGAGGCCGCCTCCGGGTACGGCCTGGCGCACGGGGAGGCGGTCGCGGCGGGGATGGTCGCCGAGGCCCTGCTCTCCCGCAGGGTCTTCGGGACGGACCTCGTCGGCCTGCACGAGCGGCTGCTCCGGGAGGCCGGCCTTCCCGTGCGCGTCCGGGGGCTCGAGGCCGCGGAGGTGCTCGGGGCCATGAGGCGGGACAAAAAGCGCCGGGGCGGGGAGCACCGGTTCGTGCTGCTCCGGGAGGTCGGGCGCCCCGTGTGGGGGGTGGAGGTCGGGGAGGAGGAGGCCCTGAGCGCCGTGGAGGCCGTCCTCGAGGCGGCGTAG
- a CDS encoding PilN domain-containing protein — MRRINLLPPEERRRGLERLRGQRAAGLLLVGGAAALLVVGLVALFLVVRIYMVESRIAELDARIAEQNRRLEALSPYRGLQARIEEKKPVADGIYRSRFQWAEFLQGLAFVIPTTTALETMSAEASPVDIDAPVGQPLEPPGRVVFTGVALPEYRNVADFVVRMDNLRFLANTRLESAELDRQTFIRPALSFEAESELVTEVGAAGTELRLEGLEEQASRAGGAR, encoded by the coding sequence GTGAGGCGCATAAACCTCCTCCCCCCCGAGGAGCGGCGGCGCGGGCTGGAGCGGCTGCGCGGCCAGCGGGCGGCGGGGCTGCTGCTCGTCGGGGGGGCCGCCGCCCTGCTGGTCGTCGGGCTCGTGGCGCTGTTTCTGGTGGTGCGCATCTATATGGTGGAGAGCCGCATAGCCGAGCTGGACGCCCGGATCGCCGAGCAGAACCGGCGCCTGGAGGCCCTCAGCCCCTACCGGGGGCTCCAGGCCCGCATAGAGGAGAAGAAGCCCGTGGCCGACGGCATCTACCGCAGCCGCTTCCAGTGGGCGGAGTTTTTGCAGGGGCTGGCCTTCGTGATCCCCACCACCACCGCCCTGGAGACCATGTCCGCCGAGGCCTCCCCGGTGGACATAGACGCCCCGGTGGGGCAGCCGCTGGAGCCGCCCGGGCGGGTGGTCTTCACCGGGGTCGCCCTCCCCGAGTACCGCAACGTGGCGGACTTCGTGGTGCGCATGGACAACCTGCGCTTTCTGGCCAACACCCGGCTGGAGTCGGCCGAGCTGGACCGGCAGACCTTTATCCGGCCGGCCCTGAGCTTCGAGGCCGAGTCGGAGCTGGTGACGGAGGTCGGCGCGGCGGGGACCGAGCTCCGGCTGGAGGGGCTGGAGGAGCAGGCGTCCCGCGCGGGGGGCGCCCGGTAG